One genomic segment of Chitinophaga sancti includes these proteins:
- a CDS encoding Arm DNA-binding domain-containing protein has protein sequence MNFKQKLSILFYLVRSKRSKDGKIPIYVRITIDGLDDYFSSGCKVLDEDWDGEKKQVLPTDKSYKQTNKTLGQIKTDLERHFDLLQAKDGFATTVLVIESYKTPINGAKIRDEKTQNLAFSDALDTLILKYLKFSDKRKKAYEFDQTPPPERKILLDEEESILKKELTKVVKQGNDIFDKKATKRH, from the coding sequence ATGAATTTTAAGCAAAAACTGTCCATTCTTTTCTATTTAGTTAGAAGTAAAAGATCGAAAGATGGTAAAATACCTATATATGTCCGTATCACTATTGACGGCTTAGACGATTATTTTTCATCTGGCTGTAAAGTACTGGATGAAGACTGGGATGGTGAAAAAAAGCAAGTCTTACCTACAGACAAATCCTACAAACAAACCAATAAAACTCTCGGCCAGATAAAAACCGACCTCGAGCGCCATTTTGACCTCCTCCAGGCAAAAGACGGGTTTGCTACTACTGTTTTAGTGATCGAATCTTACAAAACTCCCATAAACGGTGCAAAGATCAGGGACGAAAAAACCCAAAACCTTGCCTTTAGTGATGCCCTGGATACGCTGATCCTTAAATATCTCAAATTTTCCGACAAAAGGAAAAAGGCATATGAGTTTGACCAGACCCCGCCCCCTGAAAGAAAAATACTCCTTGATGAAGAGGAATCAATCCTCAAAAAGGAATTAACGAAGGTAGTCAAACAAGGAAACGACATCTTCGACAAAAAAGCCACCAAAAGACATTAA
- a CDS encoding site-specific integrase, translating into MEDFYGYLIKQYELKDVSAGKYAQSIKEIIDRVVAKGWMSHNIFAIFKCTFKRKKKPHPKASEFHTLVNHQFKNSFYELLRDLYEFSCYTGFAYQEVYDSAPHHVNLQDDGELWIYIDRQKTGFPEKVPLLPGAIKLIQKYKNHPVALRRNRLFPVPTNQAYNEGLKEIAKELNFQYLELTTHDARRFFATEMTYKKGVPLKTVSKMLGHQSIKTTELYVDVDEEAISESMKNVKEKLFNDDGELKNTTPVIEINNTLKVAHIAVK; encoded by the coding sequence ATTGAAGATTTTTATGGCTATTTGATAAAACAATATGAATTGAAAGATGTTTCCGCCGGTAAATATGCGCAAAGCATAAAAGAGATTATAGATAGAGTTGTTGCAAAAGGCTGGATGAGTCATAACATATTTGCGATATTCAAATGCACCTTTAAAAGAAAAAAGAAACCCCATCCCAAAGCGAGCGAGTTTCATACCCTTGTAAATCATCAGTTTAAAAACAGTTTCTATGAACTTCTCCGTGATTTGTATGAATTTAGCTGCTATACAGGTTTTGCTTACCAGGAGGTATATGATAGCGCCCCTCACCATGTGAACCTACAGGATGATGGAGAATTATGGATATATATTGATCGTCAGAAAACTGGTTTCCCGGAAAAAGTACCATTACTTCCCGGAGCAATAAAACTGATCCAAAAGTATAAAAACCATCCTGTGGCTCTTAGAAGAAACAGGCTTTTCCCAGTTCCGACAAATCAGGCATACAATGAAGGGTTAAAAGAAATAGCCAAAGAATTAAATTTTCAATATTTAGAGTTGACAACCCATGATGCAAGGCGCTTCTTCGCCACTGAGATGACCTACAAGAAGGGAGTTCCATTAAAAACTGTCAGCAAGATGTTGGGGCATCAATCCATTAAAACAACTGAATTGTATGTAGATGTTGATGAAGAGGCCATCAGTGAAAGTATGAAAAACGTGAAGGAAAAATTATTTAATGATGATGGAGAACTGAAAAATACCACACCTGTAATTGAAATAAACAACACGCTAAAAGTTGCTCATATCGCCGTTAAATAA
- a CDS encoding TetR/AcrR family transcriptional regulator: MSHDPSTNIELQIKEAAKRVFVRKGLEGTKLQEIAEEAGIGRTAVHYYYRSKEKLYAIVWSEFFAEISSRLPENIRTTMPVVERMKLFAEHYIDSAIRNPEIDLFVLNEFNVNPDMIKEIFLSTMPVNLKEYFLPYIEEAVEKGEMTGDPMQIFITLLSVCLFPFAGMAMIKTIMNISNENYLQLLEQRKDYVMNFLTTAFKP; encoded by the coding sequence ATGTCACACGATCCATCCACCAATATCGAATTGCAAATCAAAGAAGCTGCAAAACGTGTATTCGTGCGAAAAGGACTGGAAGGCACCAAGCTTCAGGAAATAGCCGAAGAAGCCGGCATCGGCCGCACAGCTGTTCATTACTACTACCGTAGCAAGGAAAAACTATACGCCATCGTATGGTCTGAATTCTTCGCAGAAATCTCTTCCAGGTTACCAGAAAACATCAGAACAACTATGCCAGTAGTCGAACGAATGAAACTATTCGCTGAACACTATATTGACTCCGCCATCAGAAATCCTGAAATTGACCTCTTTGTTCTCAACGAATTCAATGTCAATCCAGACATGATCAAAGAAATCTTCCTTTCCACCATGCCCGTAAACCTGAAAGAATATTTTCTCCCATACATCGAAGAAGCCGTGGAAAAAGGAGAAATGACCGGAGATCCCATGCAGATCTTCATTACCCTGCTCTCCGTTTGCTTGTTCCCCTTCGCCGGCATGGCCATGATAAAAACAATTATGAACATATCCAACGAAAATTACCTTCAATTATTGGAGCAACGTAAGGATTACGTAATGAATTTTTTAACCACTGCTTTCAAACCCTGA
- a CDS encoding TolC family protein, translated as MEQLIKIHLTIWLVCCSLCLSAQRHLSLEECTDIALKQSLQVKSDVLDLDKTSASIKQAYSALLPTIGINGAYQYSPQVQASVIPSETFGGTSGTFSAVKLGVPQTKSATAELNQNIYNPSAIIALKAAKVLLQGNKLQIKSSKEDLVYNVAATYYNIQSLLKQEEMTSQNLHNTQSLLDSTIAQFQAGLATQTDVDRLQVTHDNSEADLERLHNNKEKYYNLLKVLMNLPLNENILVNPIPENESPSLSTDNYNLAQKTNYLQILQNKQTAELEFKNIKSGYQPTISFFANYGVYGYYSNANPLNNINDKWYPTSTIGIKMKLTLFDGFNIKYQAKQKKIEISKLDVQAAQTLQQNQKEVADAMADLKSNMLTYQNQQRNLVLAQKVLADINLQYLSGIAKVSDVINATTDLQTAQNNFISAQINIKQAQISLKKAQGTLLPQSF; from the coding sequence ATGGAACAATTGATTAAAATTCACCTCACCATCTGGTTGGTTTGTTGTTCGCTCTGTCTATCGGCACAACGCCACCTATCGCTGGAAGAATGCACCGACATCGCCCTGAAACAAAGCCTTCAGGTAAAATCTGATGTATTGGACCTTGACAAAACTTCCGCATCCATAAAACAAGCTTATAGCGCTCTGTTACCCACCATTGGCATAAACGGTGCTTATCAATATTCCCCCCAGGTACAAGCATCTGTCATCCCCTCTGAAACATTCGGCGGCACCTCAGGCACCTTCAGCGCTGTAAAACTAGGTGTCCCACAAACCAAATCTGCGACCGCAGAACTTAACCAGAACATCTACAACCCCTCTGCCATTATCGCCCTCAAAGCAGCCAAAGTGCTGCTCCAGGGCAATAAACTACAAATCAAAAGCAGCAAAGAAGACCTTGTCTACAATGTTGCCGCTACTTATTATAATATCCAGTCCTTACTGAAACAGGAAGAAATGACCAGCCAGAACCTGCATAACACCCAGTCCCTGCTGGACAGCACCATTGCTCAGTTTCAGGCCGGCCTCGCCACCCAGACAGATGTGGACCGCCTCCAGGTTACACACGACAATAGCGAAGCCGACCTCGAACGCCTTCACAACAACAAAGAAAAATATTACAACCTCCTGAAAGTACTTATGAACTTGCCCCTGAATGAAAACATCCTGGTCAATCCAATCCCTGAAAACGAATCCCCCTCGTTGTCTACTGACAACTACAACCTCGCTCAGAAAACAAACTACCTGCAAATCCTGCAGAACAAACAAACCGCTGAACTGGAATTTAAAAACATTAAATCCGGCTACCAGCCTACCATCTCCTTCTTTGCCAACTATGGCGTATACGGCTATTACAGCAATGCCAACCCATTGAATAATATTAATGATAAATGGTACCCCACCTCTACAATAGGAATCAAAATGAAATTAACCCTCTTTGACGGGTTCAATATCAAATACCAGGCAAAACAAAAAAAGATTGAAATCAGCAAACTTGATGTCCAGGCCGCCCAAACTTTACAACAAAACCAAAAGGAAGTAGCCGATGCCATGGCTGATCTTAAAAGCAATATGCTCACTTATCAAAACCAACAACGTAACCTGGTACTTGCACAAAAAGTATTGGCAGATATCAACCTCCAGTACTTAAGCGGTATCGCAAAAGTGAGTGATGTCATCAACGCCACCACCGATCTGCAAACCGCACAAAACAATTTCATCTCCGCCCAGATCAATATCAAACAGGCCCAGATCAGCCTGAAAAAAGCACAGGGCACCTTATTACCACAGTCATTCTAA
- a CDS encoding efflux RND transporter periplasmic adaptor subunit — protein MNKRTKTILTVVMIGTFIVVIYLKLSNNKKELDEKIYHPAVNTAVQVQADTIRPTKFEQNIPFTGSFIPNREVIIGAEASGKVIQVGVQEGEAIHTGHLIAQLDKGVLEAQLLSAQANYSKAVSTLSRYQHAASGVTQLQMDNAKTDIQTTEAQIRQLKEQIAQYTILSPFSGIVTSRNFDLGAIVSPGYQMATLSDISYLKLQVSVPEKNITAFKTGQSVNISTDVYPGKLFPGKVNMVASKADASHNFTVELLIPNPNAELKAGMYGTITLDNSLSNDALTVPRSALTGSSTNPQVYVIKNGVANLRTITIGPGNEVRVQVTNGLKSGEVIVASGLVNLHDGSNVNTSN, from the coding sequence ATGAACAAACGCACAAAAACCATTCTCACAGTCGTAATGATAGGTACATTCATCGTCGTTATCTATCTAAAACTCTCTAACAACAAAAAAGAACTGGATGAGAAAATATACCACCCTGCCGTAAATACTGCCGTTCAGGTACAGGCTGATACAATCAGACCTACAAAGTTCGAACAGAACATTCCATTTACCGGATCGTTTATACCTAATCGTGAAGTGATTATCGGCGCAGAAGCCTCCGGCAAAGTAATCCAGGTCGGCGTGCAGGAAGGTGAAGCCATCCACACCGGCCACCTTATCGCCCAATTAGACAAAGGCGTGCTGGAAGCACAACTCCTTTCCGCCCAGGCAAATTATAGCAAAGCGGTCAGCACCTTAAGCCGCTACCAACATGCTGCTTCAGGTGTCACACAACTACAGATGGACAATGCCAAAACCGACATACAAACCACCGAGGCCCAGATCCGCCAACTGAAAGAACAAATCGCCCAATACACTATTCTGTCCCCTTTCAGTGGTATCGTCACCTCCCGAAACTTCGACCTCGGCGCCATCGTTTCTCCCGGTTATCAAATGGCTACACTATCCGATATCAGCTATTTAAAACTGCAGGTCTCCGTGCCTGAAAAAAACATCACTGCCTTTAAAACCGGACAATCCGTGAATATAAGTACCGATGTGTACCCCGGAAAACTCTTCCCCGGAAAAGTAAATATGGTCGCGTCTAAGGCCGACGCCTCCCACAACTTCACAGTTGAATTACTGATCCCTAACCCCAATGCCGAATTAAAAGCAGGCATGTATGGCACCATCACACTGGATAACTCCCTGTCTAATGACGCACTCACCGTGCCCCGCTCTGCTCTGACAGGTAGCTCCACCAATCCCCAGGTATACGTGATAAAAAATGGCGTCGCCAACCTACGCACTATCACCATCGGCCCAGGCAATGAAGTCCGCGTCCAGGTAACAAATGGGCTGAAATCAGGTGAAGTAATTGTGGCCAGTGGCCTTGTCAACCTGCACGATGGCTCCAACGTCAATACATCCAATTAA
- a CDS encoding efflux RND transporter permease subunit translates to MTLTEIAIKRPSLIIVIFTVLILGGIFCYTKLSYELLPDMSQPTLNIMTQYPGASPVNVEQTVTKKIEDVLSGVDDIKSVSSQSLESNSIITAEFNTGVDIDSKQQDVQRKINNIMSDLPDDVKQPSISKVTPSDQPIMQLAVTSSLSNADFYDVVKNDLNPQLQQIKGVGEITLIGEQEREIQVNVKKDKLDYYGLSILNVTTAINNANVELPSGKVKSESTGQMTVRLTGKFTSVAQLNDLTVSLPAAGSPVKLSDIATVADVTKDPSSIFRYNGLNAIGLLIKKQNDANAVEISKQVKQKISIIENRYANDHVKFIIADDTADYTLESADGVMEDLEIAVLLVSIIMLFFLHSMRDSLIVLVAIPTSLISTFIAMYLFGFSLNLMTLLALSLVIGILVDDSIVVLENIHRHLHMGKNKRTAALDGRNEIGFSALAITTVDVVVFGPLCLIQNTIGSLLRQYSITIVVSTLMSLFVCYTLTPWLASRFGKITILDDKKMLHKPLIWFENIIEALTTWYTRSLKWALKHKMAMLAIIMGMFLAIAGIMKMGIIGSEFIAQSDKGQFRLAMEYDKSTTVLQNNLKSLAIENYLRKQPDVTTVFSNVAGSSTSSIVAGVGSDYKTELTVTLIDKSLRTASTEKLMLQKSQDIARHFPGVKVSPSLVSMANMGDPIQILLSGEDYPLLIRTANELKLRIAAMPGAINTTLSVEEGNPEVQVNINREKMGQLGLNIYTVGATLQNAYAGNTDAKYRYGNNEYDIRIQFDKFDRHNAADVQNISFINDEGKTIRLSQFAKVGQGSGPSVLERRDRRSSVTIKSNILGIRSGDLTDKINESLITNPIPRGVELKWIGDAERQSDSFGALGAAIIAALILMYLVMVALYNNFIYPLVVLFAIPVAFLGVFLALALTKSSMSIFTILGMIMLLGLVSKNAILIVDFANHRKEHGDSTWTALIEAGKTRLRPILMTTLAMVIGMIPIATSKAPGSEWKNSLAWVIIGGLTTSLCLTVFVVPIVYYCIDRVSDKWKQHFPPKEDNKPIAAH, encoded by the coding sequence ATGACCTTAACCGAGATTGCCATCAAAAGGCCCTCGCTCATCATAGTAATATTTACAGTGCTGATCCTTGGGGGCATTTTTTGCTATACCAAATTAAGCTATGAGCTGTTACCAGACATGAGTCAGCCAACACTCAACATAATGACGCAATATCCTGGCGCTTCTCCCGTCAACGTCGAACAAACCGTCACCAAAAAAATCGAAGATGTGCTCAGTGGCGTAGACGATATAAAATCCGTCTCTTCACAATCCCTTGAAAGTAACTCCATCATCACGGCAGAGTTCAATACAGGTGTTGACATTGATAGTAAACAACAGGATGTACAACGCAAAATCAACAACATCATGAGCGACCTCCCTGATGATGTGAAACAACCCAGCATCTCTAAAGTGACACCTAGCGATCAACCTATCATGCAACTGGCTGTCACCTCGAGTTTAAGTAATGCAGACTTCTATGATGTCGTTAAAAACGACCTCAATCCACAGCTGCAACAAATCAAAGGAGTGGGAGAAATCACCCTCATCGGGGAACAGGAAAGAGAAATCCAGGTCAATGTAAAAAAGGATAAACTGGATTACTACGGCCTCTCCATCTTAAATGTCACCACTGCCATTAACAACGCCAATGTAGAATTGCCTTCCGGTAAAGTAAAATCAGAGTCTACCGGCCAAATGACAGTCCGCCTCACAGGTAAGTTCACCTCTGTCGCCCAACTAAATGACCTGACCGTATCCTTACCTGCCGCAGGTAGTCCTGTCAAACTAAGTGACATCGCCACAGTAGCAGACGTGACAAAAGATCCTTCTTCCATTTTCCGCTACAACGGACTCAACGCCATCGGTCTGCTCATAAAAAAACAAAATGATGCCAACGCCGTTGAAATCAGCAAACAAGTAAAACAAAAGATCAGTATAATCGAAAATCGCTATGCAAACGATCATGTGAAATTCATTATAGCCGACGATACCGCCGATTATACCCTCGAATCTGCTGATGGTGTAATGGAAGACCTTGAAATCGCAGTCTTACTCGTATCCATCATCATGCTGTTTTTCCTGCATAGCATGCGTGACTCATTGATCGTACTGGTAGCTATCCCTACCTCCCTGATCTCCACCTTCATCGCCATGTACCTCTTTGGCTTCTCCCTCAACCTGATGACCTTACTCGCCCTCTCACTGGTAATCGGTATCCTCGTAGATGACAGTATCGTCGTCCTGGAAAACATACATCGTCACCTGCATATGGGTAAGAATAAACGAACAGCTGCCCTGGATGGCCGTAATGAAATCGGATTCTCTGCCCTCGCCATCACGACCGTAGATGTGGTTGTATTCGGTCCATTATGTCTCATACAAAACACCATCGGCTCCCTCTTACGTCAATATTCAATAACAATTGTGGTATCAACCCTGATGAGTTTATTCGTCTGTTACACACTTACACCATGGCTGGCTTCCCGTTTTGGTAAGATCACCATCCTTGACGACAAAAAGATGCTCCACAAACCTCTGATTTGGTTCGAAAACATAATTGAAGCACTTACCACCTGGTATACCCGTTCCTTAAAATGGGCCCTAAAACACAAAATGGCCATGCTGGCTATAATCATGGGTATGTTCCTGGCTATAGCAGGCATCATGAAAATGGGCATTATCGGTAGTGAGTTTATTGCCCAAAGCGATAAAGGCCAGTTCCGCCTCGCCATGGAGTATGATAAAAGCACCACCGTACTTCAAAACAATCTGAAAAGCCTGGCAATTGAAAATTACCTTCGTAAACAACCAGATGTAACAACAGTATTCAGTAATGTGGCAGGTAGCAGCACCTCCTCCATAGTAGCAGGAGTTGGATCTGACTATAAAACAGAACTAACCGTCACTCTTATAGACAAAAGCCTTCGTACTGCTTCCACCGAAAAACTGATGTTACAAAAAAGCCAGGACATCGCCCGTCATTTCCCGGGAGTTAAGGTCAGCCCCAGCCTCGTGAGCATGGCGAATATGGGCGATCCCATTCAGATCCTTTTAAGTGGAGAAGACTATCCCCTACTCATCAGGACTGCCAATGAGCTGAAACTACGCATTGCTGCAATGCCTGGTGCTATCAACACGACCTTAAGCGTAGAAGAAGGCAACCCGGAAGTACAGGTAAACATCAATCGTGAAAAAATGGGCCAGCTGGGCCTGAATATTTACACTGTAGGTGCCACCCTTCAAAATGCCTACGCAGGCAACACCGATGCCAAATACCGCTACGGCAATAACGAATATGATATCCGCATCCAATTCGACAAGTTTGACAGACACAACGCAGCTGATGTTCAAAACATCTCCTTCATCAATGACGAGGGAAAAACAATCAGGCTTTCCCAATTCGCCAAAGTAGGACAAGGCAGCGGACCAAGCGTCCTGGAAAGACGTGACAGACGTAGCTCTGTCACCATAAAAAGTAATATTCTCGGCATCAGATCAGGCGATCTGACAGATAAAATCAATGAATCACTCATAACAAACCCAATACCCAGGGGAGTAGAACTAAAATGGATCGGAGATGCTGAACGACAAAGCGATTCATTCGGTGCACTGGGTGCTGCAATTATAGCTGCTCTCATCCTCATGTACCTTGTAATGGTGGCTCTTTACAACAACTTTATCTACCCGCTGGTCGTACTATTCGCAATCCCTGTCGCTTTCTTAGGCGTATTCCTCGCACTGGCACTCACAAAATCTTCGATGAGTATCTTCACTATCCTCGGTATGATCATGCTATTAGGGCTGGTATCCAAAAACGCAATCTTAATCGTGGATTTTGCCAACCATCGTAAAGAACATGGAGACTCGACATGGACAGCACTAATAGAAGCAGGAAAAACCCGGCTTCGCCCCATCCTCATGACCACACTGGCCATGGTCATCGGTATGATCCCCATCGCCACCAGCAAAGCCCCTGGCAGCGAATGGAAAAACAGCCTGGCATGGGTAATTATCGGAGGTCTAACCACCAGTCTATGTCTCACAGTATTTGTCGTACCCATCGTGTATTACTGTATTGACAGAGTAAGTGATAAATGGAAACAACATTTCCCTCCAAAAGAAGATAACAAGCCCATTGCGGCACACTAA
- a CDS encoding sulfatase-like hydrolase/transferase yields MNFKTKLAQLGKQPDMILIITDEQRATQHFPPGLEETNLPTLTFLKKNGFSFDRAFCNTCMCSPSRTTLFTGIYPAKHKVSQTLTIGGPLSPSEPTISTSLPNIMNVLWNEGYDVQYRGKWHMSKGVAGNGASTNYDNLTSADISLLVQWDG; encoded by the coding sequence ATGAACTTCAAAACAAAGTTGGCACAACTTGGCAAGCAGCCAGACATGATCCTCATTATAACAGACGAACAGCGTGCTACACAGCATTTCCCTCCGGGATTGGAGGAAACAAATCTTCCAACGCTGACCTTTCTAAAAAAGAACGGTTTCAGCTTCGACAGAGCTTTCTGTAATACCTGCATGTGTTCTCCCAGCCGTACCACATTATTTACAGGAATTTATCCGGCTAAACATAAGGTTTCTCAAACACTGACTATTGGCGGTCCTTTATCTCCTTCGGAACCAACCATCAGTACTTCCTTACCAAACATCATGAATGTACTTTGGAATGAAGGTTATGATGTGCAGTACCGCGGTAAATGGCACATGAGTAAGGGCGTTGCCGGTAATGGAGCATCCACGAATTATGATAACCTTACATCGGCCGATATTTCTCTATTGGTGCAATGGGATGGATAG
- a CDS encoding sulfatase/phosphatase domain-containing protein, protein MGWIAPDAGEDVNPLNFGGGFANHDARYVAEAIKYLQEVKVKRAAGEYKPYCLILSLVNPHDVLAYPKTAATSGYYPAAWSTREIGLPDTVNEHLLANKKPMAQEQILLGMDASLGPLATVEQKLDYINFYGYLLTLVDKEIGNLIKELYAKDGAGISLADTAIVTYTSDHGEMGLAHGGLRQKTFVAYEEALRVPLVISNPFLFSDHPIQQSMALATLVDIMPTFMEIANVSNSPAGLASTSLLPIMQDGTPVQNSILFTYDDTKAGSNSQWSVVNAANRIRCIRTEKWKYSYYFDASGAYYNEYELYDLVNDPSEYTNLAYDLAYNEVRMDMETQLHKLEEDKLRVHSPQQSQSVQEP, encoded by the coding sequence ATGGGATGGATAGCCCCGGATGCAGGAGAAGATGTAAATCCTTTAAATTTTGGAGGAGGATTTGCCAACCATGATGCCAGGTATGTGGCCGAAGCCATCAAATACCTTCAGGAGGTAAAAGTGAAAAGAGCTGCAGGTGAATACAAACCTTATTGCCTGATCTTGTCGCTGGTAAACCCGCACGACGTACTGGCTTATCCCAAAACAGCAGCGACCTCTGGATATTACCCTGCCGCCTGGTCAACAAGGGAAATTGGATTACCCGATACCGTAAACGAACATTTGCTGGCCAATAAAAAACCGATGGCGCAGGAACAAATCCTATTGGGCATGGATGCTTCTTTAGGGCCTTTAGCAACAGTAGAACAAAAGTTGGATTATATAAATTTTTACGGGTACCTGTTAACCCTCGTTGACAAAGAGATAGGTAACCTGATTAAAGAATTGTATGCTAAAGATGGGGCTGGAATAAGCCTGGCTGATACAGCTATCGTGACCTACACCTCGGACCATGGAGAAATGGGACTTGCACATGGGGGACTGCGTCAGAAAACCTTTGTAGCTTACGAAGAAGCATTACGGGTTCCACTGGTTATATCCAATCCTTTTCTATTCTCAGACCACCCCATTCAACAATCTATGGCCCTGGCCACGCTGGTCGACATCATGCCTACGTTTATGGAGATTGCTAATGTATCTAACTCTCCTGCCGGACTTGCAAGCACAAGCTTGTTGCCAATTATGCAGGATGGTACACCTGTACAGAATAGCATATTGTTTACATACGATGATACAAAAGCAGGTTCCAATAGTCAATGGTCTGTGGTAAATGCTGCAAATCGTATCCGATGTATCCGTACAGAGAAATGGAAGTATAGTTATTATTTTGATGCCTCGGGAGCTTATTACAACGAATATGAACTATACGATTTGGTAAACGATCCATCTGAATATACCAACCTTGCCTATGATCTGGCATACAACGAGGTTAGAATGGATATGGAAACACAGTTGCATAAACTTGAAGAAGATAAGCTAAGAGTACATAGCCCGCAACAATCTCAAAGCGTTCAGGAACCTTAA
- a CDS encoding gliding motility-associated C-terminal domain-containing protein, with product MTSEGLLGGLLFNRYGQLVFHCTGGYNNQWDGRYNGQPLPIGTYYYVIDLKTLIPLHFTGWVVILR from the coding sequence ATGACCAGCGAGGGGCTGCTTGGAGGTTTACTTTTTAACCGATATGGTCAGCTGGTTTTTCATTGTACCGGTGGGTACAACAATCAGTGGGATGGTCGTTATAATGGTCAACCGTTGCCCATAGGTACTTATTATTATGTGATTGACTTAAAAACCTTAATACCGTTGCATTTTACTGGATGGGTGGTAATACTTAGATAA
- the tnpA gene encoding IS66 family insertion sequence element accessory protein TnpA, whose translation MSSKAKKTIKPRLTPEQTRPLIENFERQGQSIKDFCQRYGISEVTFYNWRAPMKAV comes from the coding sequence ATGAGTTCCAAAGCAAAAAAGACAATCAAGCCTAGATTAACTCCCGAACAAACTCGGCCTCTTATTGAGAATTTTGAGCGTCAGGGTCAGAGTATAAAAGACTTTTGCCAGAGATATGGTATTAGTGAAGTTACATTTTACAATTGGCGTGCGCCCATGAAGGCTGTTTAA